A stretch of Pseudolysobacter antarcticus DNA encodes these proteins:
- the scpB gene encoding SMC-Scp complex subunit ScpB — MIELAQLKRITEAALLAAGQPLTIAQILALFGEEEMPSHDQIAQALDELRQDSEQRGVELVEVASGFRYQVRYDEHQWVARLWTERQTRYSRALLETLALIAYRQPITRGEIEQIRGVAVSTNIIKTLEEREWVRIVGYRDVPGKPAIYGTNKNFLDYFNLKSLDQLPPLAEIHDMDDLDPQLMLGPSVAPIALLAEIESDEISDENVSSEQPTTEPHDEPDELMESTSTNPSSAAHETVPVEHRDATRIESNDIAVDATSLPPTSESLDAATADDETAATPEQPA; from the coding sequence ATGATCGAACTTGCTCAACTCAAACGCATCACCGAAGCCGCCCTGCTCGCCGCCGGGCAGCCGCTGACGATCGCGCAAATACTCGCGCTGTTCGGCGAGGAAGAAATGCCGAGCCACGACCAGATCGCGCAGGCGCTCGACGAGTTGCGCCAGGACAGCGAGCAGCGTGGCGTGGAACTGGTCGAAGTCGCATCGGGTTTTCGTTATCAGGTGCGGTACGATGAACACCAATGGGTAGCGCGGCTGTGGACCGAGCGCCAGACGCGTTATTCGCGCGCGCTGCTCGAAACTCTGGCGTTGATCGCGTACCGCCAGCCGATCACGCGCGGCGAGATCGAGCAGATCCGCGGTGTCGCCGTTTCAACCAACATCATCAAGACGCTCGAAGAGCGCGAATGGGTGCGTATCGTCGGTTATCGCGACGTGCCCGGCAAGCCGGCGATCTACGGCACCAACAAGAATTTCCTCGACTATTTCAATCTGAAATCGCTGGATCAATTGCCGCCGCTGGCGGAGATCCACGACATGGATGATCTCGATCCACAGCTCATGCTCGGCCCGTCCGTGGCACCGATTGCTCTTCTCGCGGAAATCGAAAGCGACGAGATATCCGACGAGAACGTGTCGAGCGAACAACCAACAACCGAACCACACGACGAACCCGACGAATTGATGGAATCAACCAGCACCAACCCATCTTCCGCCGCGCACGAAACCGTGCCGGTCGAACACCGCGATGCCACGCGCATCGAATCCAACGACATTGCGGTCGACGCAACGTCCCTCCCACCCACCAGTGAATCCCTCGACGCGGCAACCGCCGACGACGAGACTGCCGCCACCCCGGAGCAACCCGCATGA
- a CDS encoding segregation and condensation protein A yields MSSAQAAESVETTPGTGIFHPVPQQQEMPLVLVRGQPMLEMPQDLYIPPDALEVILEAFEGPLDLLLYLIRRQNLDILDIPVAEITRQYVDYIDLMLNLRLELAAEYLVMAAILAEIKSRLLLPRPPAAEGEEHDPRAELIRRLQEYERFKKAAEEIEALPRLERDFALASVDVPDKNVIRLPPPVDLRELLLALKDVLKRGELHGHHAIKREALSVRQRMSDVLQSLHDGEFHDFVSLFKVEEGRLGVVVTFLALLELAKEQLIEIMQSEALAPIYLKSLVTAD; encoded by the coding sequence ATGAGTTCCGCTCAAGCCGCAGAATCTGTGGAAACAACACCCGGCACAGGAATTTTTCATCCCGTGCCGCAGCAGCAGGAAATGCCGCTGGTGCTGGTACGCGGCCAGCCGATGCTGGAAATGCCGCAGGATTTGTATATTCCGCCGGATGCACTCGAGGTCATTCTCGAAGCGTTCGAAGGGCCGCTGGATTTATTGCTGTACCTGATTCGCCGACAGAATCTGGACATCCTCGATATACCGGTCGCGGAGATCACGCGCCAGTATGTCGACTACATCGATCTGATGCTGAACCTGCGCCTGGAACTGGCGGCCGAATATCTGGTGATGGCGGCGATCCTGGCAGAAATAAAATCGCGTTTGCTTCTGCCGCGCCCGCCTGCTGCCGAAGGCGAGGAACACGATCCACGCGCCGAATTGATCCGGCGTTTGCAAGAATACGAACGTTTCAAAAAGGCTGCCGAGGAGATCGAAGCACTGCCGCGCCTGGAGCGTGACTTTGCGTTGGCCTCGGTGGATGTGCCGGACAAGAATGTGATTCGTCTGCCGCCACCGGTGGATCTGCGCGAACTGCTGCTGGCGCTGAAAGACGTGCTCAAGCGCGGTGAACTGCACGGCCATCACGCGATCAAACGCGAGGCCTTGTCGGTCCGTCAGCGCATGAGCGATGTCTTGCAAAGTCTGCACGATGGCGAGTTCCACGACTTCGTGTCGTTGTTCAAGGTCGAGGAAGGTCGGCTCGGTGTCGTGGTCACGTTTCTTGCGCTGCTCGAACTGGCCAAGGAACAACTGATCGAAATCATGCAAAGCGAAGCGCTTGCGCCGATCTACCTGAAATCGCTGGTCACGGCCGACTGA
- a CDS encoding L-threonylcarbamoyladenylate synthase translates to MGNRLEVHPTHPQARLIAQASDLLRNGGLIAYPTDSGYALGWHLDSREAQTRVIKLRGLDFKHNFTVVCRTISEIGTYARMHDAAFRLIRSLTPGAYTFILPATAQLPRRLQQEKKRSVGVRIPDHPTALALVEKLGEPLLSSSLVLPNEDMSGWEVDDLYQRIERDVDLFLDSGFCGNEPTTVIDLLGDNPQITRQGKGEAPLL, encoded by the coding sequence ATGGGCAACCGACTTGAAGTACATCCGACACATCCACAAGCACGTCTGATCGCGCAGGCCAGCGATCTTTTGCGCAACGGCGGGTTGATCGCCTACCCCACCGATTCGGGCTACGCACTGGGCTGGCATCTGGACAGTCGCGAAGCACAGACGCGCGTGATAAAGCTCAGGGGACTGGACTTCAAGCATAACTTTACCGTAGTGTGTCGCACTATTAGCGAGATCGGCACCTACGCACGCATGCATGACGCGGCATTTCGCCTGATCCGATCGCTTACTCCGGGCGCATATACCTTCATTCTGCCAGCCACCGCGCAACTGCCGCGGCGATTGCAGCAGGAGAAAAAACGTTCCGTCGGGGTGCGCATACCGGATCATCCGACCGCGTTGGCCCTCGTGGAAAAACTCGGCGAACCTTTGTTGAGTTCGAGCCTGGTTCTTCCGAATGAGGACATGAGCGGCTGGGAAGTGGACGACTTGTATCAGCGCATTGAGCGCGATGTGGATCTTTTTCTGGATAGTGGTTTCTGCGGCAATGAACCGACCACGGTCATCGACCTGCTCGGCGACAATCCGCAAATAACGCGGCAAGGCAAGGGCGAAGCGCCGCTGCTTTGA
- a CDS encoding YciI family protein, protein MWYAIEGTDNADSLEQRKSARPAHLARLQALCDAGRLLLCGPFPAIDSEDPGPAGFTGSLIVAEFSDLAAAQAWAEQDPYIAVGVYRSVSVRPFKRVLP, encoded by the coding sequence ATGTGGTACGCCATCGAAGGCACAGACAATGCGGATTCGCTGGAGCAGCGCAAATCTGCGCGACCGGCGCATTTGGCGCGATTGCAGGCGCTGTGCGATGCCGGGCGCCTGTTGTTGTGCGGGCCATTTCCGGCGATCGATAGCGAGGATCCGGGCCCGGCGGGTTTTACCGGCAGCCTGATCGTCGCGGAATTTTCCGATCTCGCCGCAGCACAAGCATGGGCCGAGCAGGATCCGTATATCGCCGTTGGTGTTTATCGCTCCGTCAGCGTGCGCCCGTTCAAGCGCGTGTTGCCGTGA
- a CDS encoding BolA family protein — MAKDRLASIRSRLETVLMPQQLEVLDESHKHVGHAGARDGRGHFRVRIISDAFRGHALLARHRLIYAALGSMMQTDIHALAIEARAPEEVD, encoded by the coding sequence ATTGCAAAAGATCGCCTTGCATCGATCCGCTCGCGACTTGAAACGGTGTTGATGCCGCAGCAACTTGAAGTGCTGGACGAAAGTCACAAGCATGTCGGCCATGCCGGCGCACGTGATGGCCGTGGTCATTTTCGTGTTCGTATAATCAGTGACGCATTTCGCGGGCATGCTTTGCTGGCACGCCATCGACTGATCTACGCGGCGCTCGGATCAATGATGCAAACCGATATTCACGCACTCGCCATCGAGGCGCGTGCCCCCGAAGAAGTTGATTGA
- a CDS encoding peptidyl-prolyl cis-trans isomerase yields MRNKFLLVLTILVAGCNSSGSSDQGPVHFTGDSPAVETVNGVVISQALLDAYVRGHNVNLGEPDARQKALKDLADYVLLSEEAKRAQYDTGVQFQADVEVTRLQAIATATAAQIEKQTPLSDETLKAEYDQQIARAGKFIYSFSQLLFADEADALGAAGDIVSGKPFSEVFETWKKKAKQAKTYPQVRLSQLPEPLAKVVQELKPGDSTKVPIKTEFGWHVLNLVSTTPFVPTSFDTVKEAVRRTMLEQALSQRVKTLREQAQIIVVGGTPAAERPAVPAAPSAASPAPEAVKKN; encoded by the coding sequence ATGCGTAATAAGTTTTTATTGGTGCTGACGATTCTGGTCGCGGGCTGCAATTCTTCGGGCTCGTCGGATCAAGGTCCAGTTCATTTCACTGGCGATAGCCCGGCGGTGGAAACGGTCAACGGTGTGGTCATTTCGCAGGCGCTGTTGGATGCTTATGTGCGCGGCCACAATGTCAATCTGGGAGAGCCCGATGCACGCCAGAAAGCACTCAAGGATCTCGCCGATTATGTGTTGTTGTCCGAGGAAGCCAAACGCGCGCAATACGACACCGGTGTGCAATTTCAAGCCGATGTAGAGGTCACGCGGCTGCAAGCTATAGCCACCGCAACTGCCGCGCAGATCGAAAAACAAACGCCACTGAGCGATGAAACTCTCAAAGCCGAATACGATCAACAGATCGCGCGCGCTGGAAAATTCATATATTCATTTTCGCAATTATTGTTTGCCGATGAGGCGGATGCATTGGGGGCTGCCGGTGATATCGTATCGGGCAAACCTTTTTCAGAAGTTTTCGAGACTTGGAAGAAAAAAGCCAAGCAGGCCAAGACCTACCCTCAAGTGCGTCTGAGTCAATTGCCTGAGCCGCTGGCCAAAGTCGTGCAGGAACTTAAACCCGGCGATAGCACCAAGGTGCCGATCAAAACCGAGTTTGGCTGGCATGTACTCAATCTCGTCAGCACCACACCGTTCGTGCCGACTTCGTTCGATACCGTCAAGGAGGCAGTGCGTCGCACCATGCTCGAACAGGCTTTGAGTCAGCGCGTAAAAACCTTGCGCGAGCAAGCGCAGATTATTGTGGTGGGCGGCACTCCTGCGGCTGAACGACCCGCCGTGCCTGCGGCGCCCTCTGCGGCATCCCCAGCACCTGAAGCGGTGAAAAAGAACTGA
- a CDS encoding ferritin-like domain-containing protein, translated as MLYAKLFRELEQARWSMHTDIPWESFDASLLTEEQAQTIKMNAITEWSALPATEMFLRDNQHDSDFSAFMSIWFYEEQKHSLVLMEYLRRFRPDLLPTEEELHAVRFPFDPAPPLETLMLHFCGELRLTRWYKCASQWHTEPVIKQIYETISTDEARHGGAYLKYMKRAIDKTGDEARRAFAKIGVLMTSVSRAGKPLHPTNLHVNKALFPNDTVQSRLPDPGWLEEWLTKQIHFDKVWEKRVIKMILHNLSQLFGKTFTTALELNAYRKSLAVSTAAAV; from the coding sequence ATGCTTTACGCCAAACTTTTCAGGGAACTCGAGCAGGCTCGCTGGAGCATGCATACGGATATTCCGTGGGAAAGTTTCGACGCCAGCCTCTTGACCGAAGAGCAGGCGCAAACGATCAAGATGAATGCGATCACCGAGTGGTCCGCGCTGCCAGCGACCGAAATGTTCCTGCGTGACAATCAACATGATTCGGATTTCTCTGCATTCATGTCGATCTGGTTCTACGAGGAACAAAAACACTCGCTGGTGCTGATGGAATATCTGCGTCGTTTCCGTCCCGATCTGCTGCCGACCGAAGAAGAGCTGCACGCGGTGCGTTTTCCGTTCGATCCGGCACCGCCGCTGGAAACCCTGATGCTGCATTTCTGCGGCGAACTGCGTCTGACGCGCTGGTACAAGTGCGCCTCGCAATGGCATACCGAACCCGTCATCAAGCAGATCTACGAAACCATCTCGACCGACGAAGCGCGCCACGGCGGGGCATACCTGAAATACATGAAACGCGCGATCGACAAGACCGGTGATGAAGCGCGTCGCGCGTTCGCCAAAATCGGCGTGCTGATGACCTCGGTATCGCGCGCCGGCAAGCCGTTGCATCCGACCAACCTGCATGTGAACAAGGCGCTCTTTCCGAACGACACCGTGCAATCGCGCCTGCCCGATCCGGGCTGGCTCGAAGAATGGCTGACGAAACAGATCCATTTCGACAAGGTCTGGGAAAAGCGCGTGATCAAGATGATCCTGCACAATTTGTCGCAGTTGTTCGGCAAAACTTTCACGACCGCGCTGGAATTGAATGCGTACCGCAAGTCATTGGCGGTGAGTACGGCCGCTGCGGTCTGA
- the queF gene encoding preQ(1) synthase, producing the protein MSTAPSKTLETFPNPQPQRQYTIHMRMPEFSCLCPKTGQPDFATLLLDYIPAESCVELKSLKLYIWSFRDEGAFHEAVTNRMLDDLVAATQPHFMRLTAEFGVRGGIYTNVVAEHRATGWVPTVKVELP; encoded by the coding sequence GTGTCGACCGCCCCCAGCAAGACGCTAGAAACGTTTCCAAATCCACAACCGCAGCGGCAGTATACCATCCACATGCGGATGCCCGAATTCAGCTGCCTGTGCCCGAAAACCGGCCAGCCGGACTTCGCCACGCTGTTGCTGGATTACATCCCGGCAGAAAGCTGCGTCGAACTGAAATCACTGAAACTGTACATCTGGAGTTTTCGCGATGAAGGCGCGTTCCATGAGGCAGTGACCAATCGCATGCTTGACGATCTGGTCGCCGCGACGCAGCCGCATTTCATGCGCCTGACCGCCGAATTCGGCGTGCGCGGCGGCATTTACACCAACGTTGTGGCCGAGCATCGTGCGACAGGCTGGGTGCCAACGGTGAAGGTCGAACTGCCGTAG